The Shewanella zhangzhouensis genome has a window encoding:
- a CDS encoding Wzz/FepE/Etk N-terminal domain-containing protein: MTTQITHNPHSSTSNADADFPRSRPLESSDEIDLRELFSVIWQGKWLIIAITAVFAIGSVIFAIMQPNIYKAEALLAPADADGSSGGLAALASQFGGLASMAGINLGGGSGTDKTQLAIEVLKSRQFVGEFIEKHQILPELMAVDKWHMADNSLSFDPELYNAQTKTWVREVKAPFKPEPSLLESHKEFLKILAVSKDKESGMVKLAVQHQSPFVAKQWVDWLVADINRVMKERDVSEAMRSTEFLNKQIELTNVADIRAILYKLVEEQAKTIMFAEVRDEYVFKTLDPALVPEEKAKPKRALICVLGTMLGGMLAIMIVLFRHFVRK, encoded by the coding sequence ATGACTACTCAAATTACTCATAACCCACATAGTTCTACATCAAATGCGGATGCCGACTTCCCCCGCTCACGACCGTTGGAAAGTTCCGATGAAATCGATTTGCGAGAGCTCTTCTCTGTCATCTGGCAAGGCAAATGGCTCATCATCGCTATTACCGCCGTTTTTGCCATTGGATCGGTGATTTTTGCCATCATGCAGCCAAATATATATAAAGCCGAAGCACTATTGGCACCAGCTGACGCAGATGGCAGTAGCGGTGGTCTTGCTGCCTTGGCATCCCAGTTCGGAGGCCTCGCCAGTATGGCGGGCATAAATTTGGGCGGCGGCAGTGGCACAGATAAAACCCAGCTCGCCATTGAAGTACTAAAGTCGCGCCAATTTGTGGGTGAGTTCATTGAAAAACACCAAATACTGCCTGAGCTGATGGCAGTAGACAAATGGCACATGGCGGATAACAGCTTAAGTTTTGACCCAGAACTCTATAACGCACAGACCAAAACCTGGGTCCGCGAGGTGAAGGCGCCATTTAAGCCTGAACCATCATTATTGGAATCGCACAAAGAGTTTTTAAAAATCCTGGCTGTAAGCAAAGACAAAGAAAGCGGCATGGTTAAGCTTGCTGTCCAGCACCAATCGCCGTTTGTTGCAAAACAGTGGGTAGACTGGCTAGTAGCCGACATCAATCGCGTGATGAAAGAGCGCGATGTGTCAGAGGCCATGCGCAGCACCGAGTTTTTGAATAAACAGATAGAACTTACTAACGTGGCTGATATACGAGCCATTTTATACAAGCTGGTAGAAGAACAGGCGAAAACCATCATGTTTGCTGAAGTCCGTGATGAATATGTGTTTAAAACTCTGGACCCAGCATTGGTACCTGAAGAGAAGGCAAAACCAAAGCGTGCTTTGATTTGTGTGCTTGGAACGATGCTGGGGGGCATGCTCGCGATCATGATCGTGTTGTTCAGACATTTTGTGAGAAAGTAA
- a CDS encoding four helix bundle protein: protein MKFKSLEVWQLSYQLAITTYRETSGLKDWGFKDQITGCALSIPSNIAEGIERQGPKEQIQFLFIAKGSLAEFITQAMIGRDIGYLNDSTVDDLLDDAQTISAMLGGLIYSISNRCKPKAAKGKPKTASSKS from the coding sequence ATGAAATTTAAATCGTTAGAGGTGTGGCAGCTGAGCTATCAGCTTGCCATTACCACTTACCGAGAAACTAGTGGCCTAAAGGATTGGGGCTTTAAGGACCAAATTACCGGCTGTGCATTGTCAATTCCTTCTAATATTGCCGAGGGGATTGAAAGGCAAGGCCCGAAAGAGCAAATACAGTTTCTCTTCATTGCCAAAGGGTCTTTGGCCGAGTTCATAACTCAGGCCATGATTGGAAGAGACATAGGCTATCTGAATGACAGTACTGTTGATGATTTGCTGGATGATGCACAGACGATTTCCGCAATGTTAGGCGGGCTGATATACAGCATAAGTAACAGGTGTAAACCTAAGGCTGCAAAAGGTAAACCTAAGACCGCAAGCAGTAAATCGTAG
- a CDS encoding SLBB domain-containing protein codes for MLQQLKQFLIAGVGALVLVGGPVAAITPSPQMIEQFKNLPKAEQERIARQYGIDPSMLSGQATQPTITNPEVVAPRSTGSITEVVNQSETDAFNQATKTESQIEAREEDLEKQLKRFGYDMFAGEPSTFAPVSDVPVPAEYMMGPGDVLNVQLYGKENKNFSLTVGRDGLVQFPDLGPISLVGMSFSEAKNFLTDKIAQSMIGIQANITMGELRSIRIFVAGDAYRPGSYTVSSLSTITQALFVSGGINEIGSLRNIQLKRAGRTVGTFDLYDLLLSGDASKDLRLQSGDVVFIPSVGGLVSVTGEVRRPAIYEIKANDTMADVLNMASGAKPGAYPEASTIERFSKDVKTVINVDLTQSSGLSVKAKAGDLVRVKSTSTRIDNAITLVGAVVRPGKYQYRNGMRLRDMLPSIWGDLTLNADLDYGLLVREINQRGDVKVIQVSVGKAISGDETANIALQPRDTLMVFDYADRETLLEPVITQLRQQSRFGDAIKLADINGSVRFPGKYPITEGATIKDLLVAAGGLKEGAYTLSAELTRQNISEQTGVTVSHQQLSLQDVLLDIPSANIALQSRDVLTVRDLPDWQDTRWVTIKGEVRFPGTYSIQRGETLKHVLSRAGGLSEDAAPRSAVFLRESVKQKEKTELLKLSDELRREIAAKALTKDTPTVGYADAQSMLKELENVEVLGRLVVDINAIQLGIDEADLKLEDGDALYIPAQNQTVSVMGQVQHPSTHRYKKGFTFDQYLELAGGPRKRADDDRAYILRADGSVAMPGSSYWFSSNEEMQPGDTIVMPLDTEYKDNLTLWSQVTQIIYNTAVAVATISGL; via the coding sequence GTGTTACAACAACTAAAACAATTCTTGATTGCCGGTGTGGGTGCACTGGTTTTGGTTGGGGGCCCTGTTGCAGCAATTACGCCGTCGCCGCAAATGATTGAACAGTTCAAAAATCTGCCCAAAGCGGAGCAGGAACGTATTGCACGGCAATATGGCATCGACCCGAGCATGCTTTCTGGCCAAGCCACCCAACCGACGATTACAAATCCTGAAGTTGTTGCACCGCGAAGCACAGGTTCGATTACCGAAGTCGTTAACCAAAGCGAGACTGACGCCTTTAATCAGGCCACCAAAACCGAATCTCAGATTGAGGCCCGCGAAGAAGACCTTGAAAAGCAGCTCAAGCGCTTCGGGTACGACATGTTCGCAGGTGAGCCCTCTACTTTTGCTCCTGTGTCTGACGTACCCGTACCCGCCGAATACATGATGGGGCCGGGCGATGTGCTGAATGTGCAGCTTTATGGCAAAGAGAATAAAAATTTCAGCCTGACCGTTGGCCGTGATGGCCTGGTGCAATTCCCCGATTTGGGGCCCATCTCCTTAGTAGGGATGAGCTTCTCAGAAGCCAAAAACTTCCTCACCGACAAAATCGCACAATCCATGATTGGCATTCAGGCCAACATCACCATGGGCGAGCTGCGCTCCATCCGCATTTTTGTGGCAGGTGATGCCTATCGCCCCGGGTCTTATACCGTCTCCAGCCTCTCTACTATCACTCAGGCGCTTTTTGTGTCTGGCGGCATAAATGAAATTGGCTCTTTGCGTAATATTCAGCTCAAGCGCGCTGGCCGCACCGTGGGCACCTTCGATTTATACGACTTATTGCTCTCCGGCGATGCCTCAAAAGATTTGCGCCTGCAATCAGGTGACGTGGTGTTTATTCCGTCAGTAGGTGGGCTGGTGAGTGTAACGGGAGAGGTTCGCCGCCCAGCCATATATGAAATCAAAGCTAATGACACCATGGCCGATGTACTTAACATGGCCAGCGGTGCCAAACCGGGCGCCTATCCAGAAGCCAGTACCATTGAGCGTTTCAGCAAAGATGTAAAAACCGTAATTAATGTGGATTTAACTCAGTCTTCTGGCCTCAGTGTTAAGGCCAAAGCAGGGGACTTGGTGAGAGTAAAATCAACATCCACCCGTATCGATAATGCAATAACCCTGGTGGGCGCAGTCGTTCGACCAGGCAAATATCAGTACCGCAATGGCATGCGCCTTCGCGATATGCTGCCGTCAATCTGGGGCGATTTAACCCTGAATGCCGATCTGGATTACGGCTTGCTGGTACGTGAGATTAACCAGCGTGGTGATGTAAAGGTAATTCAGGTTTCTGTGGGCAAAGCCATCAGTGGTGATGAAACTGCCAATATTGCTTTGCAGCCTCGTGACACCCTGATGGTATTTGATTATGCCGACAGAGAGACACTTCTAGAGCCTGTTATTACCCAACTGCGTCAGCAAAGCCGCTTTGGTGATGCGATAAAACTGGCCGACATTAACGGCAGTGTGCGTTTCCCCGGTAAGTATCCGATTACAGAAGGCGCCACCATTAAAGATTTGCTTGTGGCCGCTGGCGGCCTTAAGGAAGGCGCTTATACGCTTTCGGCTGAACTGACCCGTCAGAACATCTCTGAGCAAACCGGCGTAACCGTAAGCCATCAACAGCTGAGTTTGCAGGATGTTTTGCTGGACATTCCTTCTGCCAATATCGCCCTGCAAAGCCGTGATGTGTTAACCGTGCGCGACTTACCCGACTGGCAGGACACCCGTTGGGTAACCATTAAAGGTGAAGTACGGTTCCCCGGTACCTACAGTATTCAACGTGGCGAAACCCTTAAGCACGTACTTAGCCGTGCCGGTGGTCTGAGTGAGGATGCGGCACCACGCAGTGCTGTGTTCTTGCGTGAATCGGTAAAGCAAAAAGAAAAGACTGAGCTGTTAAAGTTATCCGACGAACTGCGCCGTGAAATTGCAGCCAAGGCGCTTACCAAGGATACCCCCACAGTGGGCTATGCCGATGCCCAAAGCATGCTTAAAGAGCTTGAAAATGTTGAGGTGCTGGGCCGTTTGGTGGTGGACATCAACGCCATTCAGCTTGGCATAGACGAAGCCGACCTCAAGCTTGAAGACGGCGATGCCCTTTATATCCCGGCGCAAAACCAAACCGTATCAGTAATGGGGCAGGTACAGCACCCCAGCACCCACAGATATAAAAAGGGCTTTACCTTTGACCAGTATCTCGAGCTTGCCGGTGGGCCCCGTAAACGCGCCGATGACGACCGCGCTTACATTCTCCGCGCCGATGGCTCTGTCGCCATGCCCGGAAGCTCTTATTGGTTTAGCAGCAACGAAGAGATGCAACCAGGTGATACCATCGTTATGCCGCTGGATACCGAGTACAAAGACAACCTGACACTGTGGAGCCAGGTAACGCAGATCATCTACAACACCGCCGTAGCAGTGGCAACGATCAGCGGGCTGTAA
- the rfaH gene encoding transcription/translation regulatory transformer protein RfaH gives MKAWYLIYCKPRNEVRAQQNLSMQNLETYLPKYRKQVKSSGGTVSVSESVLFPNYLFVLFDPEVTSVRSIHATRGVSRIVGCSEQMTPIDDALIRALKRKELQVEKLASERPLVAGERVKFCAGPFSDLEAIFLESDGNKRCQVLFEFMGQQKQLDVEPSSIVRICA, from the coding sequence ATGAAGGCTTGGTATCTCATTTACTGTAAGCCCCGCAACGAAGTGCGGGCACAGCAGAATCTCTCCATGCAGAACCTCGAAACCTACCTGCCAAAATATCGAAAGCAGGTAAAATCGAGCGGAGGAACTGTATCTGTCTCTGAATCAGTGCTTTTTCCAAATTATTTGTTTGTTCTGTTTGATCCCGAAGTCACCAGCGTAAGAAGCATACACGCAACCCGCGGTGTTTCTCGCATTGTTGGATGCAGCGAACAAATGACTCCCATCGATGATGCGTTAATTCGTGCCCTCAAGCGTAAAGAATTGCAGGTCGAAAAGCTTGCCAGCGAAAGGCCATTGGTAGCGGGCGAGCGGGTAAAGTTTTGTGCAGGTCCCTTTTCTGACCTCGAAGCCATCTTCCTCGAATCGGATGGTAACAAGCGCTGTCAGGTGCTGTTTGAGTTTATGGGGCAGCAAAAGCAGCTCGACGTTGAGCCTTCAAGTATCGTTCGTATATGTGCGTGA
- a CDS encoding peptide MFS transporter — protein MSENSQGTMLGHPKGLFLLFTTELWERFSYYAMRAILVLYLVDRVQSEGGHGLGWSQADAISLYGTFTGLVYLTPLLGGWLADNFLGQRKAIMIGGTLMAAGQFILGTPHAWVQGMETEVFYLGLGVLILGNGLFKPNISTMVGDLYAEGDHRRDGAFTIFYMGINVGAFLSGIIVGSVVSAYDGNFQAGFVCAGIGMVLSLIIQFLFAQKLLGNIGTVPAAKLEKQKDEARGQVRKEPLTKVERDRIKVIMVMGLFTIVFWAGFEQAGGLMNLFTNDFTDRMIGSWEVPTTWFQSLNAMFIVIFAPVVASIWVRLGDREPNSPVKFALGLVLLAIGFLFMIGAVVEMGGDPTAKSSMWWLVGAYFFHTMGELCLSPIGLSMVTKLAPLRIVSLMMGAWFLFIAAANKIGGVVGSFIGHGGEKEEQLANAMSIFAGIAITAAISGVILYFMADKLVDWMHGAESKVHHTEEEALEEEIAVTGEHEAMKRS, from the coding sequence ATGAGCGAAAATTCCCAGGGTACGATGCTCGGGCATCCAAAGGGGCTGTTTCTGCTGTTCACAACGGAACTGTGGGAACGATTCAGTTATTACGCCATGCGTGCCATTTTGGTGCTGTATCTGGTTGACAGAGTACAAAGTGAGGGCGGTCATGGCTTAGGTTGGAGCCAGGCCGATGCAATTTCTCTGTACGGTACTTTTACCGGCCTGGTGTACCTCACCCCGCTGCTGGGTGGCTGGTTAGCCGATAATTTCCTTGGTCAACGTAAAGCCATCATGATTGGCGGCACCCTGATGGCGGCCGGCCAATTTATTCTGGGTACTCCCCACGCCTGGGTTCAGGGCATGGAGACCGAAGTATTCTATCTGGGTCTGGGCGTCCTTATCCTCGGTAACGGCCTGTTCAAGCCCAACATTTCTACCATGGTGGGTGACCTGTATGCCGAGGGCGACCATCGCCGCGACGGCGCGTTCACCATCTTCTACATGGGTATCAACGTAGGTGCCTTCCTGTCGGGTATCATCGTTGGCTCTGTGGTCAGCGCCTATGATGGTAACTTCCAGGCTGGCTTTGTTTGTGCCGGTATCGGTATGGTGCTGTCACTCATCATCCAATTCCTGTTTGCACAAAAGTTGCTGGGCAACATCGGTACAGTGCCTGCTGCCAAGCTTGAGAAGCAAAAAGACGAGGCCCGTGGTCAGGTACGTAAAGAACCGCTAACCAAAGTTGAGCGCGACCGTATCAAAGTGATCATGGTGATGGGTCTCTTCACCATCGTATTCTGGGCAGGCTTTGAACAGGCCGGCGGCCTGATGAACCTGTTTACCAACGATTTTACCGACCGCATGATTGGCAGCTGGGAAGTACCCACTACCTGGTTCCAGTCACTTAACGCCATGTTTATCGTAATTTTTGCCCCTGTGGTTGCCTCTATTTGGGTGCGCCTTGGCGACCGTGAGCCAAACTCACCTGTAAAATTTGCGCTCGGCCTGGTTCTGCTGGCCATCGGTTTCCTGTTTATGATTGGTGCCGTGGTTGAAATGGGTGGTGACCCAACTGCCAAGTCCAGCATGTGGTGGCTGGTTGGTGCCTACTTCTTCCACACCATGGGTGAACTGTGCTTGTCTCCAATTGGTCTGTCTATGGTGACCAAGCTTGCTCCCCTGCGTATCGTATCTCTGATGATGGGTGCCTGGTTCCTCTTCATCGCCGCTGCCAACAAGATTGGTGGTGTTGTGGGTTCCTTTATCGGTCACGGTGGTGAGAAAGAAGAACAGCTGGCCAATGCCATGTCTATTTTTGCCGGTATCGCCATCACCGCTGCCATTTCAGGTGTGATCCTGTACTTTATGGCTGACAAACTGGTTGATTGGATGCATGGCGCCGAAAGCAAAGTGCACCACACCGAAGAAGAAGCCCTGGAAGAAGAAATCGCCGTTACCGGCGAGCATGAAGCGATGAAGCGCAGCTGA
- a CDS encoding response regulator, translating to MALKDVSVLLVEDDPVFRRVVASFLDSRGALVTEADDGVQGLDCFKRQNFDVVLADLSMPNLGGLDMLREMYRLDPAMPSIVISGNNVMADVVEALRIGASDYLVKPVADLYIIEQSIRQSLGSMGAQSSELQDMDELSRVELEENLRLLEQNTEAAKHIQKELFPASQVLYPKVRIDYSLYKNDGISAFFIDSTMADSDHLILYMAHFHPEDNRAAFASVLLRSFVNHKLKAYRNGVSTTVVEPFNMLSYLNERIVKSGLEITVDIVYLSVELKHYRASVSQAGHGLRCYLRNDKGLTPLALPDALQLGLLDWGKPSSQFRSLLPGEKLCIATSDPSHKQMLLDDRFDGLVCSDGVLAGGYVQASF from the coding sequence ATGGCGCTAAAAGATGTATCTGTGTTGTTGGTTGAAGACGATCCTGTGTTTCGCAGGGTCGTCGCGTCATTTTTGGACAGCCGTGGCGCTTTGGTGACCGAAGCCGACGACGGTGTTCAGGGCCTGGATTGCTTTAAACGACAAAACTTTGATGTAGTGCTGGCCGACCTGAGTATGCCCAATCTGGGCGGACTCGACATGCTGCGGGAAATGTATCGTCTTGATCCCGCCATGCCTTCCATTGTGATTTCCGGAAATAACGTGATGGCCGATGTGGTCGAGGCGCTCAGAATTGGGGCTTCAGACTATTTGGTGAAGCCGGTTGCTGACTTATACATTATCGAGCAGTCAATTCGCCAAAGTCTTGGCAGCATGGGGGCGCAGAGCTCGGAACTACAGGATATGGATGAGCTCTCCCGGGTTGAACTGGAAGAGAACCTGCGTCTACTTGAGCAAAATACTGAGGCCGCCAAGCACATTCAAAAAGAGCTGTTTCCCGCTTCACAGGTGCTTTATCCCAAAGTCAGAATCGATTACAGCCTGTATAAAAATGATGGGATCAGCGCGTTTTTTATCGATTCCACCATGGCAGACAGCGACCACCTTATTCTCTATATGGCGCACTTTCATCCGGAAGACAATCGCGCTGCCTTCGCCAGTGTACTGCTGAGAAGCTTTGTTAATCATAAATTGAAGGCCTACCGCAATGGCGTGAGCACCACTGTGGTTGAGCCCTTTAATATGCTCAGCTACCTGAATGAGCGCATTGTAAAGTCTGGGCTTGAAATCACCGTGGACATTGTTTACCTGAGTGTTGAGCTTAAACATTACCGCGCGTCTGTGTCCCAGGCGGGGCACGGGCTTCGCTGTTATCTTCGAAACGATAAAGGCCTTACACCACTGGCCTTACCCGATGCGCTCCAGCTTGGTCTCCTTGATTGGGGAAAGCCCAGCAGCCAGTTCCGCTCCTTATTGCCCGGTGAGAAACTCTGCATCGCCACCTCAGATCCCTCCCACAAGCAAATGTTGCTGGACGACAGGTTTGATGGCCTTGTTTGTAGTGATGGGGTACTTGCCGGGGGCTATGTGCAGGCGAGTTTCTAG
- a CDS encoding MlaA family lipoprotein, which translates to MKLKWIALPFMLLAGLAQAEQDNSVSEKQVEVVYNDPRDPFEGFNRAMWDLNYNVLDRYIYRPVAHTYKDYVPSPVKSGLHNFVRNLEEPNALVNNTLQGKFGWAANAGGRFVVNSTIGLLGVVDVADMMGMHRKQDDFNEVLGYYGVPNGPYFMAPFFGPYVTRELASDWVDGLYFPLSELTMWQSVVKWGIKSLHVRTEAIDQERLLDNALDPYTFVKDAYLQHMDYKVYDGNVPSNQEDDELLDEYMQELE; encoded by the coding sequence ATGAAGTTGAAATGGATTGCCTTGCCATTCATGTTGTTGGCAGGCTTGGCTCAGGCAGAGCAGGACAATTCGGTCTCAGAGAAGCAGGTTGAAGTTGTTTACAACGATCCCCGCGACCCTTTCGAAGGGTTTAACCGCGCCATGTGGGATCTTAACTACAACGTGCTGGACCGCTACATCTATCGTCCCGTCGCCCACACCTACAAAGATTATGTGCCCAGTCCGGTAAAGTCGGGGCTGCATAATTTTGTCCGCAATCTTGAAGAGCCCAATGCCTTGGTGAATAACACACTTCAGGGAAAATTTGGTTGGGCGGCCAACGCCGGCGGACGTTTTGTGGTGAACTCCACCATAGGTCTGCTCGGGGTCGTTGATGTGGCAGACATGATGGGCATGCATCGGAAACAGGATGATTTTAACGAGGTTTTGGGTTACTACGGTGTGCCCAACGGTCCTTACTTTATGGCACCATTTTTTGGCCCCTATGTTACCCGTGAACTCGCGAGTGATTGGGTCGATGGACTATACTTTCCATTGTCAGAGCTGACGATGTGGCAGTCTGTGGTCAAATGGGGCATCAAAAGCCTGCATGTGCGGACAGAAGCCATCGACCAGGAACGATTGCTCGACAATGCTCTGGATCCCTACACCTTTGTAAAAGATGCATATTTACAGCACATGGACTACAAGGTGTATGATGGCAATGTACCATCAAATCAAGAAGATGATGAGCTTCTTGATGAATATATGCAGGAGCTAGAATAG
- a CDS encoding EscU/YscU/HrcU family type III secretion system export apparatus switch protein produces the protein MNKQDKIAVALSYDGNGAPKVTAKGEALLAEEIIALARECGIHIHEDPALANFLTMMELNESIPKELYVLIAELLSFVYMLDGRYPEEWANMHNKIKTSV, from the coding sequence ATGAATAAGCAAGACAAGATAGCGGTAGCCTTAAGTTACGACGGTAATGGCGCCCCTAAGGTAACTGCCAAAGGCGAGGCCTTACTCGCAGAGGAGATTATTGCCCTCGCCCGCGAATGTGGCATCCACATTCACGAAGACCCTGCACTGGCCAATTTTCTGACCATGATGGAACTCAATGAAAGCATCCCGAAGGAGCTTTATGTGCTCATCGCTGAACTGCTGTCGTTTGTGTACATGTTGGATGGTCGCTACCCGGAAGAATGGGCAAACATGCACAACAAGATAAAGACTTCCGTGTAA
- a CDS encoding DUF2802 domain-containing protein translates to MVENGFLIAALVYVLACLALVLYLQKQLGKLRTKVDALSLLLKETDKQREGFKRELHELRSGTIGVGKRVLELEKRLVAQDARIDETREQDPQARLYTRAMKMVSLGAGIEELMHECELPRAEAELLLRLHGKG, encoded by the coding sequence ATGGTTGAAAATGGGTTTCTAATCGCAGCCTTGGTGTACGTTTTAGCTTGTTTGGCGCTGGTGCTGTATCTGCAAAAGCAGCTCGGGAAGCTTCGCACCAAGGTGGATGCGTTGTCGTTGCTGCTTAAAGAAACCGACAAGCAGCGAGAGGGTTTCAAGCGGGAATTACATGAGCTCAGAAGTGGCACCATAGGCGTGGGTAAGCGGGTGCTTGAGTTGGAAAAGCGCTTGGTCGCACAGGATGCCAGAATCGATGAAACCCGTGAGCAGGACCCACAAGCCAGGCTGTATACCCGGGCGATGAAAATGGTCTCACTGGGTGCCGGTATCGAAGAGTTGATGCACGAATGCGAGCTGCCAAGGGCCGAAGCAGAGTTGTTGCTGCGCCTTCACGGCAAGGGGTAG